Within Cololabis saira isolate AMF1-May2022 chromosome 14, fColSai1.1, whole genome shotgun sequence, the genomic segment GCAGGCGAATGAGACCCCGATGAGCAGCATGGATAAATGCACTGAATCAAGCCTCATGCCGCCTGCCTTGGCTCGGGGGTCGCTGGGCGCGCTGCGGCACTGGCGCTCTGGCTGCGGGGCGATGGCGCTGGAGCTGCTGGGTGGAATGAAGAGACGGCGAGTAGGCTCCAGTAGCACGGCAGCGCGGCAGACCTTGCATAAGTGTCCATGCCATCGGGATCCGCTGCtttttcctgtgattttcagTGGGTAAACAGCAGCTCTGAaacggggggggtgggggggtgggggggacggCGGGATCACACTGGTTTTCGAACCCAGTCACTGCTTTCTGCTAATAATAAGGCATTGTACATAGCACAGGAATCGGCGGATTCTCTTCTCCCGGAGATGCCCCCTCCAATGCTGCCTTTTGTATAGCCTTAACTGCAAGACGACGCCACTACACGCTTATCTTTGCCCCAAAATTGCAGTGGTAAGGTGCCGCTACGATGCTTTTTCTCTGTATCATCTGCAGCGGTAGGGAAAAAAGACGCAAAATGCTGCAGTGAAGCACAAGTTGGGGAGCCCGCTTGCAAAAACAGAAATATCGTTTCATTCCAAAAATATCATAATTATATGACAACGGCAGCTAATGTGCCGCCTTCCACCGCGGTCGGCTCTCTCTCCGCCTCCCCTACCATCCACACGCCGACGGAGAATAACACCGATTGCCAAGGGGGCTCCGTTGCAACAAAATCGCAAGATAGCACTCAGATATACAGTTAACCGATGGACCAGAGGGTCGATCTCCTCACTTCCAGAACCCTGCTACTGCACGTCAATCAATCCATGGTGCTGTATCTGTGGTGATCTGCTGTTACAAGAGAATAAACGGAATCCTAAATCCATGGCTCTCTCCCTCCTCAAAATCGCATCCTACTGTGGCCACGGCATTATtccaaaaactgaaaaaagatgaAGCCGCATATGTAGTCCGGCGAGCACGGAGGAATCACATGGCTGCGATGAGCAGAGACTGAGACTCGTCAAGAGACTGTTTTGAATGAGTTTTGCGTCTCATCCCATTAAGTCATGTCCTGCATTCAGGTCACATTCGCTGCTCTGCCTCGAAAAAACTGACGTTGAAGAACCGCATTAAATCTATACGGCTAAATCAGCTGCATCATAGAAGTCCAGCGCGGAGAAAACCTATTTATATCACtttaaaggaggaaaaaaaactgctgGGAGTAGATCTccttctgtttttattgttatagTTAAATATATTAAGATAATACCGTCCCTCTGTTGAGAGCAAATTAACAAAGGAGCTCAGTAGCAACACCAATCAAAGTGTGTAATTTATGCTTTGCTGTCACTGACATGTTCTACTCAATATAAAACTGTAAAGATTTGGTTTAAATGCCAGATTGAATGCGGATAAAGGATGTTAAAGTGACACCACTCACAAAGAGCGACATCTACTGACCAGTGTGTAGTTTTTACTAACATGAACACACATTGTAGTTTCTAAATTACAAATTCTGATTTCAATCAGACGCGACTTTTAAAACAGAATTACAATCCTGTGAAGACTATTCAATTAAATGTGCAGATCTTTGACTGGCAAAAGTCTAACtgtgttagttagttagtgccCCACCCTGCCTAGGGCCATTCAAAGCAAAGGGCGTTTATATGTTAGATCAGGAAGCCAAAAAGTTtcataaaaacattttggaaGTACAGGAATATAAAATGCAGTTAATGAGTTTGGTGTCAGTCTTGCAGATTGTCTTGGCTGCTCTCCGTGGTGCTGAAATGTCTTTCAAGGCCATACATTAAAACCACAGGTTACTAACATGAGGCATGACAatgaaaaacactgtttttctgTAGGACTGACTTCCTCTTGACTTAATTAGTGCAGTGTATCGTTTTAACCAGCCTCCTTAACACCACTgtataatgatatatttaaaaaaaatgagtgTAACAACCCTTCACAATAATGTAAAGTGACACAAAGGTCATAAAATCCATCGAAATCTTTTACATGGCCCACTTACAGCAGCAGATCCCTGCCCTTCAGAGCAGGCATGGCAGAAATGATGTCCTACCTGTTACCGTGAACAGTCAAAGCTGCAAGTCGTCGCTCCCGCCGGACGAGGGCGCTCGTTCACCATGTTGCGTGTTGACATCAGACGTGAAACGTGCAGCGTTGAACTTGTGCGTGTGTCGCTCACTGTGCCACGACTCGCCGTTTTCTTCTTGTCCATCTTGTGAACCAGGCAGATGCAGTCTGCGGTGCTGTCCTAAAGGCCTCCGAGCGTATGAGTCCTGTGCCTCGCCGCGTCTGTCGCTGCTCGCCGTCGAGGCTGTAAGGCGCTCCTGCACGGAGCGGGGAGAGGTAGGTGTCGGCAGGGCGCTCGGCGGAATGACGCTTTATGCAGCCCACATATCATTGGGATTGTTGTTCTCCCGTTAAGTGCCTTTGACGTGCAGCCAGGTGCATCGCTTTGCAGAGTTTGACACGGGCTATGCATGACATGCGACGCATATCTCCGAGTCGGATCTGAAATGTAACGGAGCTGCTTTTGCAACGACTCACGACATTCCTGTGTTGGGAAGTGGGACACAACTTTCTCAGGCAATGTCAGCTACTCCCTTTTACAAACTGCGACACCTTTTGAGGCTGAAATTTGCTTCGGATGTGCCTTCGGCATCCAAACATAACTGCATTTTCTGACGCATGTCCATGATTATTAATGTCTTGTGAAGTGACTTAattgaaagcctttttttttttttttttttttggtctgcaTCAGAGGCCGACTAACATAATCAGCATCTTTGTGGCCCTCTCTGTGGTGAATTTAACAGATCTTTGACAGGTCTTGTCTTTAAAATGTTGGATCAAAACGTAGATGAAGTCTGATGTTTTAAGAGCAAAGCGCAGTCaggatctttttcttttctcacgtCAAAGTAGACTATTCATAAACCTGAAAGAAAATTTAGAGGTTCTTGAAATATAACTTAGCTTTTTTGGCTATATCCACTCCATAAATTAGATAATCCATTTATGGGTCATTGAGATCATCGATGCGAATCTGAATGAAtacaaaaaggaaattactcttcatgaagctgtgaaatAGCAAAAATGCTTAGACTCATGATGATAACCTTCCAAACATTTAATATGtgcataaaaatataaaatcatACAACAAACGTCACAAGCATGTTTATCCAAGCATGACTGGATTTTAAGGCAGCTTGGTCTGATTTGCTCGCCGAAACCGTTCAGAGAAGAGAGGTGGGGCATTTCTGGACCCTTTGATTAGCCTAGATAAAGGCAAACCAAGAAAATCCAGCATAGAGAAAATTAACAAAACTATTGTATTTCTACTTTTTAACCTATCTGAAAAAAGAACCACAATATCAACTTGTGAAACAGTATGAACGTAatcacaagaaagaaagaaaaaacaaacaaaaaacgacCCTCCTCCGGCCCCCTCTCTCATGTCCTTGTCTTGTATTTCAATGGGACATTTCCTGGATAAATTAaggctaaataaaataaaaataaataaacaacccAGTAAACAGCAGCTGAGATTTTAAATTGCCAAAAAGTTTATTATTTCTATTAAAAATaagcacaaagaaaaaaacacgcCACCTATAGTTCATTACAGCATTTAGTACTCTTTTGATACATTATCTGTGTATTTTATCTTTCCTGTCAGatctttttactttgttttcatttgtcttgtatGATTGAAAGAATATGTATTTACTGatgatttttaaattatttagctgcaagttcaaaaaacattttacatttataataataaaatgtgtgtcataaatatttttgttatttaatattacatttatcTAATCTAgtcagcaaaaataaaaaaatgtagaatattaaaatgtttaaaacataTTAAGCTGTTTTAATATAATCAAACGTAAAAGTTTCTGCCTTAAAACCTACAGATAAACTCCAGTCAGGCCTTCAAACTTCCTCTACAAACATACAATGAAGAAATATTCATTGCACAGATCATTTAGATATACTTTAGTCTTTTGGGTGCAAGACGTATATGTTTACTGTTGatgtgtttttctctcattttttattaagataaaataaatcattttgaaTTAAAGTCCAAGATGGAAAAAGCTAGAAAAAATAATCAGATCAGATTAGCCTATAATCATCTCATCTAGCAGTTAATAACGTGCTTTAAACTAAATCAAAAGTCTCGTTTAAATATTCACATTTATGAGAGAAATATTTCTGAAGCCCATAAGGAAAATTGAGTCAAGGTTTAATCAGAGCAAAACCCTCAAAactatcattttatttagacTCTGACAAGAAAAGCACGAAAAATAGTAAATAGACTGCTGTttctgtaaataacttaaaaaataaGTAAAGTAACGATATAagtaaatattttatatattttttgtttaataaagatAGTTCCATATTTAAAACATATAGAGCTCAGAAGTCatgcttttttttaacaaccgaACGTTCATTTAACTTAACGTTTTCTTAACAAGCTTGAACGAGTTGTTTTAATACAATATTAAACGCTAAGAAAAATTATATATCACATTttcagataaaaaaaatgtatgatatatatatatatatatatatatatatatatatatatatatatatatatatatatatatatatatatacacacacacacacacacacacacacaagcgcaTGAGACGAAGTTGAATGCTTCAAGGTAAAGGTCTGAGCAACGCAGTTTACATCAGACCTGAGGACAGGCGGAGGAAACGGCAGTTTAGGATAATTGCTCCTAATACTAAACATATTGGGATGGGTAACAGCCTGTAAGATGCATTTAAACTTCACCAAGCCTTTGCCTTGTATAAACAGGCCTTGAAGCAGTTAAGCCATGACAAACAAGATGCGGCGGCACCACTGAGAGGAGGGAGGCCCAAAGGCAGCGGCACCGCAGTTGAACCTCCAGACTCTGGTACGCGTCAATCAAGGCCACAACAATTCCTGATGTGATGGCTGTGGAGATCAAACCTCACCTGTGACACTTCCAAGgttaaaaataaagtgcaacaCCAATATGTCCCAAAACGCGATCAGCTTGTCACAATAGGCCCATGACGGAAAGGCTTTTCTGCGTTTTACGGCATCCTGAAGGGCGAGAGGTTTTACATTTGTCTTGATGTTTTGattgattatttaaaaaataaatgaataaaaaataaataaaggccaCACTTTACTGTAAGGTGAGTAGTCCGGTCCATGTACTCTGATACATCAAGCAGTTGACACGTGACTTTAATGGCAACAGCCTGTTGCTCCTATAACAATTAACAGAGTTGCGTGTCTGCGCCTCCTCTTATATTCTGTGGTTCCGCAGAACTGAACTCTCTTGCAACAAAGACACCCAGAGGACAAAAAGTCATAATAGGTCAATTAAGTTTCGGTAATTAAGTCACGTTTTAAAATAAACAATTGTCGTGCGGCGTCACGTCAGGATAGGCTATTTATGATGCAGTCCAGTTAGACAATGATATAGATTGATCAGCGCCGCTATTACTAACTTAGTGCAAACAAATGgttaatttttttccttttcatgcttttgatatttttttatgtataattTGTCAAACCGACGCGGTTCTGTTTAATAACCAGCTTTATCAAGCCTCTGGCTTTTTACGGACCTGACAGGACTGGAAATCaggactattttattttattttatttttattatgataATATTGATTGATTTTAAATCCACTTTTTTAAGAAATGTATGGTTTGTGTTGTGAATGGTTACAGATGTATTTTATCTAAATTGATATAttaactttatatatatattaaatattaaccttttttaaccttttttttcttttttgctgaaCAAATGCTCTGTCGATGTTTACTCAGGGAAATAACATAATATTAAGAGAATACTGAGTCCTGATGTTAGTTTTCCCCATTAGATTCAGATTCggatgactttattaatcctttaGGTTCCCTGGGGAAAtggacatctccatctcactcactcagcactgtcatatacaaatataaaacaccccaaaaccaaacacccatataaaaataaaaatataaaaataaaaaatacagtgcCACAGAATTATATGAATAGAAAAGAAATAAGTGTTGTGAAAAATTGCACAAAGTTACTGCACAGTCTGGTTTGTTGTTGGTCAGCCTGACTGACTGACTTCTTCTGGGCCCTCCTCCACCACAGTGAGGAGTTGAACAGTTAGTAAGGTGGactgggtctggaggacccaggttcaagctccGGAATGGCAACTAAGAAGAACCACCCTGGGCccttgagcaaggcccttaacccctaattgctccccgggtgaaattgtgtgtttgttccctcagatgtaagtcactttggataaaagcgtctgctaaatgacagcagtagtagtattagtagtacttttattgtagtgttttatttgtttgatgttgttttattttttgtgtgacgCACCTTGTGACATTTCATTGTGCAAGGTTCTATAAATACAATGTACTTTCTTACTAGTAGTAGTTTAGTAGTAGtccacaaaaataataatgcaatcaaCGCAGTGTTTAAAAATGATATTGGCCAATGTGTTGAGTTTTGTTTTGAGTAGAATTGAAATGAGCAGGGAGGTGGAGCAGTCCCAGATCtgcattagtagtagtattagtagtagtccacaaaaacaataaaactccCCTTGAAATTCAATTATGAAATGATTATTGGCCAATATATGTGTTGAGTTTTGTTTTGAGCAGAAGTGAAAGGAGCAGGGAGGTGGAAGCACAACAGTCCCAGATCtgcattagtagtagtattagtagtagtccACAAAAACAATAAAGCTTCCCTTGAAATTCAATTATGAAATGATATCGGCCAATTGTAACGAATATGTGTTGAGTTTTGTTTTTGAGCTGAAGTGAAAGGAGCAGGAAAGGTGGAAGCACAGCAGTCTCAGATCTGCATTAACCTCCCCTCCTCGCCGTTTCGTCCGTCTCCGCAGATCTCGCGAGAGCGCGCCGAGCGTGTGGCTGGCTGAGGCTTTGCAGCAGACGGAGGGAGAAGGCAGGCAGGCAGCATCATGGCGGACAGAGACAGTGGCAGCGAGCAGGGAGGAGCGGCCACGGGCCAGGGCTTCGGCCCCGTGCACCCGGCGGCCGGCGGCGCGGGCTCGGCGGCGGGGCTGCAGCACGAGACGCAGGAGCTGGCGTCCAAGCGCGTGGACATCCAGAACAAGCGCTTCTACCTGGACGTGAAGCAGAACGCCAAAGGCCGCTTCTTGAAGATAGCCGAGGTCGGGGCCGGCGGCAACAAGAGCCGCCTGACTCTGTCCATGTCCGTGGCCGTGGAGTTCCGAGACTACCTGGGCGACTTCATCGAGCACTACGCGCAGCTGGGGCCCTCCAACCCGGGGCTGGTGCAGGACGAGCCGCGGCGGGCGCTCAAGAGCGAGTTCCTGGTGCGCGAGAATCGGAAGTACTACATGGACCTGAAGGAGAACCAGCGGGGCCGGTTCCTGCGGGTCCGGCAGACCGTGAACCGGGGGCCCGGCCTGGGCTCCACGCAGGGCCAGACCATCGCCCTGCCGGCGCAGGGGCTGATCGAGTTCCGCGACGCGCTGGCCAAACTTATTGACGATTACGGCGTGGAGGACGAGCCCGCGGAGCTGCCCGAGGGCTCCTCGTTGACTGTGGACAACAAGCGCTTCTTCTTCGACGTGGGCTCCAACAAGTACGGGGTGTTCATGCGCGTCAGCGAGGTGAAGCCCACGTACCGCAACTCCATCACCGTGCCCTACAAAGTGTGGTCCAAGTTTGGGAATACTTTCTGTAAATACGCGGAAGAGATGAAGAAGATCCAGGAGAAGCAGCGGGAGAAGAGGGCGTgcgagctgcagcagcagcaggaggagatgCAGGCGGACGATGGAGACGAGGattgaggaggagagggagagggaggggggagaCAACAACCTGCAAGAGTAATGAAAATAACAAGAGAATTatattaagaagaaaaaaactctactgtataaagaaagaaatctaAAGATTTAACTGTAATGGTTTAACTCCAAGGGAGCATCACTCTCAATATAAGAAACCTCCACAACCTGACAGTTATGACATGTTGTCACTCATCGCTGGATGTTACCCCACTTATCACCATTAATACAGTAACAGGCTGCTAAACAAAGTAATAACATTATATTTGAACATTGTTTCCTACTTGACAAAACAATATTGAACTTGAGTGTTTATTTCCCTTATTAACAGAGAACTTTTGTACCATTTAAAgctattgtaaaaaaaaaaagaagaaaaaaaaagtgtttgcaaTGTTCAAATGGAAGTATTGCCGAGTTCAGAGGAAACGCGTTTCCTTCACATGTGAGCTAACGACTTCAGCACAAATCAGATATATTaatttttaaaaccaaaattcaGAAAACTTTGTAAAAGGTTGTCACATGTACTCGCCATCCTATTTACATTTACCTGTGAGTAGAGATGTGTTTACACATGAATCACATGAGGGCTAGGCCTGCTTCGGAAACTGGTTAGATGTCATGCAGTATAAAAAGGAATATATAGGCATTTTCATGAAATGAAATAAGTGCTATATTTGTTGTGAAATATGCAttgcataaaaaaagaaactattATATTGAACTGGTCAATGGATCTTGACATGATGACCTTCGCCAGAGGCATTcaaagaattattaatattgtaatttttgttttcagttgaaatcgtTGCCATGCAGATGGATATATTATAGATTACCTTCGTGTCTCGTTGTTAATGCAATGTGTTCATCTTAAAGGTACTAAATGTGTGTTTGATAGAGGAGTGATTATCATGTAGCAAATGGCCTGAATCGCAGATTATTTAACAAGACAAACACCCGACACGCTAGTAAAATCCAGAGGAGGGTTGTTGCCGCGTGCATCCACAAGCGGCAACATTTCGTGATCTTGTTTAGTCAGAAAGGTCTAAATGGTGCCAAGGAGTGCTGTTGCTGCATGTTAACCTGCACTGTTTTAGATTTCATAGGTGTCCCAAAGTATAGGCTCAAGGACCCTTCCGTATATATATCTTTACCTGCCTATATTGTACAAATCTCGAGTTTGAGTTCCGGGTGATTTCCATCCAAAGACTTGGGTGTCGTTGTCGTCGTGAAAGTGGTCTCAGAAGGGTGATGGTATAAGGAGTCACCATGCAAACACCGTTGAACTAGGAGGAGGGCCCCccccaggagggcccccccAGAGGAGCGCCCCTGCTCTTAGCCGCGAGGGTCTAGTCCACGTCTTGGTGGATACGAGCACGTCACCAGACGTGCCCATTCCCACTAGTGAAGATCTGAAGCTGTGAAGCTGAGTGGGGATGTTGTGGACGTAAACTTAAAGCTCTCCTTAGGATTTGTAACCCCCGATAATCGAACTGGGGGGGGGCGGTGGTGGTGACGGTATTCTGTTTTGGCCTAATTGGAGATATTTGGGCTGCCACATGGAAAACAACTGGTTCCATTCCAGTGAAGTCGCATCTCATAGATGTGTGATAGCAGTTTTATAAACTCTGTCAGTAAACTCCAGAGAAGCTGACAACAATCAGATAATGTCAGATGTACCTCAGTGTTAAATTAAATGATTGCTCCCGTGTTTAGGTTGACTGGACACCAGCGAGCCAGGCGGTCCCACGACCGATCTGATTCGTAAACGTGGCACCTGATTGGGAGTCTTCTTCAGCGTTTAAACGACCTGGTGCCTTACACACTCCGCATGCTTACACGCTGGCCCGGTGCTTTGGATCGCACtttgacttctttctttctttctttcttcttctgctttCTCTTTGTTTCCTCCATTATCGCGTCTCGGCCCCTTGTGTGCTCGCGCACGACTCGTGGtgctaaaatacaaaaaaaaaccaagggTTTGTTACGAAACCTTCAAGACAAGTGGGAGCAGAACTATTCCTGTGTTTTCTGTTGCCCCCCCAACCCCATCCCCGTCACCCAGCCATCCAGGTATCGGCCTACATGTAACCATGGAAGGGGGTGGTCACCTGGGCTCTGCACCAGCCGAGCGCGTCAGCGGGGACGGAGCGTGAACGTCAGTATCGATCCATGTGAATAGCTGAGATTGTTCGGCGTGGTTGGCGAGCCCACCCCCCCCGAACTGCTCGGTCGGAGTAGCGTAGCGATTATATAAATTCCAAGTTACTCAATTAACCGGGGAGTAGAAAGCatgtcttcttttccttttttctttttttttttaatgtagttTTACCTTTTCAGCGTTATTCCACATTCTTTGTAACTTTGGAATGTTTTTGCccacaaaaaaaatacatataatatatatatatatctattttttCTGTGCAACATTTCATCACTTTGTGCAATATCGGATGTGCCAATGGTGGCAATATATGTATATCAATTAAAATATGATTACTATTTGAAGGCATGTGGCTgatttccatgttttgttttgtttttcctttttggttTTGTCTTGTGAAGGAGTTGTATGCCTTTATTTGCACTCAAAGCTCCAATCTGGAGGAAAGTATAGCTAAACAAGGTCTTACAAGCCTGCGGGGTCAAAAGGTCGCTTCTTGACCCGGAACAACACCGTCACTGCAAGTGGGCCCCTCTCAGAGACGAGGGCCGGCTTGGCTGATGGCTCCTTGAACTAAACATCCAATGGAGCTATTttgtgaaaagaagaaaagaaaaaaaaaataggtaaaTGAAATCTCCATTTTAGCTTTAAGCTAAGAAAAGGTGCTTCAGACCAATCCTCATTAGGGTGTGTGGTGAACTGTCTTCAGTGGTTTTTGTGTGTAGCACTTTGCTTTCCCAGGTGAATGAAATACCTGACCAATACTTGTTTCAAGATCTCAACAAAGAATGTCATTCTCTCTTTTATGTTgcctctgtttttgttttcctttttgaagAGTATTTGATTTGCCCATTTGGTTTTGATGCATTCAATATAATTTATGTACATTTGacaaattttaaaaataaatttaatttaCCCAGAGAGGGGGGAGAAAAAGTCTTCATTCGAAAtgtatgtgttttttcatgtttaATTTCCTGTTGGGGGGGGTTGGGGCAATTTTTTGATGAAAAACAGTGAGTTCTGTTTACATGTAGTGTTGTCTACCATGTCTGACTCTACATTTGCATTTAAACTAATTACTGAAGCTTAATTTTACAGCCTCCAGGATGCAATCGTTGGACGGCTCACGACCTCTCGGAAATTTCCACATTAGTGTTGTATGTGTGATAAAAGCCGGGCTGTAAAATAAAGCGTTACTTTGTTCTCTAACCGTCCCGACTGTGATCATCTGTCTGCAACAATTGCTCTTCTGTGGGTTTTACTGTCCATGATAACGCCGCTGCCATGGCGGCCTGTCGGGCCGTGGCTGGATGCAACTAAGTTTATAGTTATTTTTAATGCACGTTGTTTAAATGGTGGGGCATGAATGTAATCATTATTATGCAAACATTGAAAATAGGTCATATGTCACTATTCGGCAGCCTTGAGGATTTTCACATGTAGAATCGTGGCTGGTTTGCGGCGTGATGCCTGGAGATGTCTGGCCATAAACATGGATCCTGCTTCTTGACGCATTTCTTTACACGAGGAAGAcacatgagagagagagagagaggtatcAGCATCAGGTCGAGCTGAGTTTGCTTCACCCACcatcataaaatattcaagtgTCCATGCTGGCCGACTGCAGGCTCTGGCCATGCTGGCCGGTGTTTCTGCAGGACGTTCATGTTTGTATGCATGAGCTCAGCAGCCAAGTGGATGGAAACATCGTCTGTAGTTGGAGCCAGAGGAGCAGAATGCTACTCATCTCTACTACActttttgggtcaaaatgagcGTAAACTGCCAGAGAAATTCAGGTTATGGCGCTGAGACGAGGCCAGCATCTTAGACAGCATGTCAGACTGTGAATGGCGTTCAGCTGCATCATCTTTTGTGTGCAGATGCCTTCGTGCTGGTGTGTTGTGGCGCGTCGCTGCTGAGCTTTATGCAGTCACACGGTGGCAGCACATGCGTCCTCACTGCTGCTGCCATCTTTATTCAAATGTAATTTACTAGTGTAATCTGAGGCAGTCATGCACTTGCTTTGGGGATGACGTAACTCACTGAATTATGGTCGGATCTGAGCCACAAGAGGGCGCTCTTTACCTACAAATGATTGGCTCACAGAGCCGCAACGTGGAGGAGGATAATGTTGACACTACTTTACTGTCAAATGTGgataacattattattttaaatagcAGTGCAACCCTTTGTAAGTTTAAATGAAAAGTCAAAGTAAATTTCATGCCACACTTGAGCATTTAGGATTCTTTCACAGATCTTAATATCAAGatatccatcattcattcatacatacatatatatatatatatatatatatatatatatatatatatatatatatatatatatatatacatatatatatacatatatatatatatatatatatatatatatatatatatatatatatatatatatacatatatatatatatatatatacatatatatatatatatatatatatatatataatatatatatactgtatatatcaaACATATTTCTTATTTCAGAAAAGATGTGCTTATCTTTTAAATTTAAGATCTGGTTTATTTATGCATCACCATGTTTTTCTCTCAGATGGTTTTTGAAGACAttatgatgaaaaataaaacagacttCACCCAGCTCAACCAGATTATATGTCATGTTCCACTAACACAGAACCAGTTTCATCACTACATGTTGTTGAAATAGGCGGGGTTGACATGTTGAAACATTTCAGAAATAATGATGGCGAAGACAAAAATGTGACTTTTCACATGACGACAGATTTCAGAACTGTTTGGGAggatttttttgtataa encodes:
- the puraa gene encoding purine-rich element binding protein Aa, which codes for MADRDSGSEQGGAATGQGFGPVHPAAGGAGSAAGLQHETQELASKRVDIQNKRFYLDVKQNAKGRFLKIAEVGAGGNKSRLTLSMSVAVEFRDYLGDFIEHYAQLGPSNPGLVQDEPRRALKSEFLVRENRKYYMDLKENQRGRFLRVRQTVNRGPGLGSTQGQTIALPAQGLIEFRDALAKLIDDYGVEDEPAELPEGSSLTVDNKRFFFDVGSNKYGVFMRVSEVKPTYRNSITVPYKVWSKFGNTFCKYAEEMKKIQEKQREKRACELQQQQEEMQADDGDED